One segment of Prionailurus bengalensis isolate Pbe53 chromosome D4, Fcat_Pben_1.1_paternal_pri, whole genome shotgun sequence DNA contains the following:
- the BBLN gene encoding bublin coiled-coil protein — translation MSGPNGDLGMPAEAGVEGEDDGFGEAEYAAINSMLDQINSCLDHLEEKNDHLHARLQELLESNRQTRLEFQQQLGEAPSDASP, via the exons ATGTCGGGCCCCAACGGGGACCTGGGCATGCCGGCGGAAGCGGGCGTGGAAGGCGAGGATGACGGCTTCGGGGAAGCAG AATATGCTGCCATCAACTCCATGTTGGACCAGATCAACTCCTGTTTGGACCATTTGGAGGAGAAGAACGACCACCTCCACGCCCGCCTCCAGGAGCTGCTTGAGTCCAACCGGCAGACGCGCCTTGAGTTCCAGCAGCAGCTCGGGGAGGCTCCTAGCGATGCCAGTCCCTAG